One genomic window of Nicotiana sylvestris chromosome 10, ASM39365v2, whole genome shotgun sequence includes the following:
- the LOC104216089 gene encoding protein JINGUBANG-like, which produces MGIIPCPLRCQSKKKSTNSDQSHLTYLHSDSSSSSSLKSTNSSLYSQPSLPSVPSLTPTSTQTELFSNTYCAATFKGNSSYIFCLSLSGKHLYTGNSNGEILLWNRDPLNHSTEYIVVARSSSSVKFIVIFGDKLFSAHQDHKIRVWKIDNDAPNQNYKCVATLPTLNDRCMRLFSAKNYVEVRRNKKCTWVHHVDTVSALASSIDSSLLYSASWDRTFKVWRTSDFKCLESVLNAHDDAINAIALSKNGYVYTGSADKKIKIWKKEEGEKKLHSLVATLEKHKSAVNALALSTDGSVLYSGACDRSIIVWEKDSGGSGKMVVAGALRGHTKAILCLAVVSDLVCSGSADKTVRIWKRGIGKSYSCLSVFEGHRGPVKCLTAAFDSKNSSSRNKDDFGSGNSYVVYSGSLDCDIKVWKFWVPSL; this is translated from the exons ATGGGAATAATTCCATGTCCTTTGCGCTGCCAATCCAAGAAAAAATCAACAAATTCTGATCAATCTCATCTTACATATCTTCACTCagattcttcttcttcatcatcattaaAATCAACTAATTCTTCCCTTTACTCACAGCCAAGTTTACCATCAGTTCCTTCTTTAACTCCGACTTCCACTCAGACAGAACTTTTCTCAAACACCTACTGTGCAGCGACTTTTAAAGGCAATTCCTCTTATATCTTCTGCCTATCACTCTCCGGAAAACACCTTTACACCGGCAACTCCAACGGAGAAATCCTCTTATGGAACAGAGACCCTTTAAATCATTCAACAGAATACATAGTAGTTGCACGGAGTAGCAGTTCTGTTAAATTCATAGTCATTTTCGGGGATAAGCTCTTTAGTGCTCACCAAGATCACAAAATTCGTGTCTGGAAAATTGACAACGACGCACCAAATCAGAATTACAAATGCGTTGCTACTTTACCGACTCTTAATGATCGGTGTATGAGATTATTTAGTGCAAAAAACTACGTTGAAGTCCGCAGAAACAAGAAATGTACGTGGGTACACCATGTTGATACAGTTTCAGCTTTAGCCTCGTCAATAGATAGTTCACTGCTTTACTCTGCATCTTGGGACAGAACTTTCAAAGTTTGGAGAACTTCGGATTTCAAATGCCTTGAATCAGTCTTGAACGCTCACGATGACGCGATAAACGCAATAGCTTTATCGAAAAATGG GTATGTTTATACTGGTTCAGCAGACAAGAAGATCAAAATATGGAAGAAAGAAGAAGGGGAAAAGAAATTACACAGCCTTGTGGCAACACTAGAGAAGCACAAATCAGCAGTGAATGCTTTAGCTCTTAGTACAGATGGATCAGTTTTATACTCAGGTGCTTGTGACAGATCCATAATTGTATGGGAAAAAGATAGTGGCGGTAGTGGAAAAATGGTGGTGGCTGGAGCTTTAAGAGGACATACTAAGGCAATTTTGTGTTTGGCTGTGGTGTCAGATTTAGTATGCAGTGGATCTGCAGATAAAACAGTGAGGATATGGAAGAGAGGAATTGGTAAAAGCTATTCATGTTTGTCAGTTTTTGAAGGACACAGAGGTCCAGTCAAATGTTTGACTGCAGCTTTTGATAGTAAGAATAGTAGTAGTAGGAATAAAGATGATTTTGGTTCTGGAAATTCTTATGTGGTTTATAGTGGTAGCTTGGATTGTGATATTAAGGTTTGGAAATTTTGGGTTCCATCCCTATAG